The Arvicola amphibius chromosome 11, mArvAmp1.2, whole genome shotgun sequence genomic interval catcccattcccccaagctctccccatcctccccttcacgcttttctctccccatctccccttgcccccatcccaccccacccccaagttcccaatcttgtctacttccaatatccaggaggataactatatgtttttctttgggttcaccttcttattatcttctcaaggatcacaaattataggctcgatgtcctttatttatggctagaaaccaattatgagtgagtacatcccatgttcatctttttgggtctgggttacctcactcagaatagtgttttctatttccatccatttacatgcaaaattcgagatgtcattggtttttattcctgagtagtattctaatatgtatatattccacagtttcttcatccattcttccactgaagggcatctaggttgtttccaggttctggctattacaaataatgctgctatgaacatagttgaacaaatgcttttgtagtatgattgggcatctcttgggtatattcccaagagtggaattgctgggtcctggggtaggttgatcccgaatttcctgagaaaccgccacactgctttccaaagtggttgcacaagtgtgcattcccaccacctgcttcctattttcaataaaaggaaaaaatattgtaCAATGATAGATTGCTTCCCACACATCCaggtaaatggttttttttttttttttgaactttgcCCAAGGAAATCTTGCTATCTTGCTGCAGGTTCAAATATCAGTAATGGTGTTGATGCTTCGCTGCTTGgatttatcacatttttaaaaaatctttccttcTACAGCCATCACTCTGTGGTTAAGATTTCAAAGTAGGGATTTGGAGGAGACTTCTTCATTTCAGTTCATTGAGCAATGTGTTTTCCTAAACTGCTCTGCTAAATACAGAGTTAGAATTTTGTCTGAAACGTACCTGGTCATCACATAAACATCACATGCAGCTGTGATCTTCCAGCCCTTTAGAAAATGGCAAGGTGAAACAATTAAGATGACTTTGATTAACAATCAAACGCAAGCCTTCAGTGTTTCCAAGTTCTAATCCACCATCTCATCTTCTCCCTTTCTGGTCTCATTAACTAGCGGAGGGCACTGTTTTCCCAGGACCAATTCCCGTTTCTCCCATAGACCCCAGGATTTACTTTAGCCCTCTTTCAGGGATTACAGCCTATTGTTAAAATAGTACAGCAATGTCTAGGGTTTTAATGTCTGAGGCCACCTCTGCCAGCGTCAACTCCGTACGACAGAGCTTGCCCTGGCTTCTCCTTTTGTGTCACCATGCCTCAGACTGAGctcacacacatctgtgcatGATTCTCACTGGAGAAATGTGCACACACTGCTCCAATTTCCTAACTCCTAGgccctgctctctctgtcttaGATAAATGTCATTCAAATACCATTTTCTTATCCTTCTACCAGGAAATGTGTGTTCCTGTCGATTCTGATCCTTCTAAAGACAGGCTTATGATAAGTACAACACACTTAACTTGGCTCAAGCTTCTTCTGTTCCCTAAAATGATTCCCTACAATAAAATACAGCTATTTTTACTCTGAATTATTAGTTTTATGATGAGCTTAGAAAAACTTTTTTATCACCTTGAAATCACATATGGGTTTCTTTTACTATCATTGAAAAGAAATAGATGCTCATCTGTCTATTCAGGCTAAGGTTATAAATGTGGTAACTGTGGTTACATAATATAGCTACAATCATCAATGTGCCCATTGTTGTCCTAAGTATCTCCCACCACCTCAGCAACACTTGTTTCTTGCTTGTATCCTGTTTCTCTAACAAACAGATTTTGTATGGATTAAAGGGATAGCACATAAATGTAAAAGTCATGATATAATGAATAGAACAGAGACATGAAATTGGGATCAGAGCCAGCAAAATGAATCGGtcggtaaaggtgtttgccaccaagcctgatgacctaagttctaTTCCCCAAACACATGGATTGATAGGGAAAGAACTGGCGAtcacaagttgtcccctgacctccacagatacCCGTGGCCTTTGTATGGGCACAGAtttaagatctctctctctctctctctctctctctctctctctctctctctctctctctctctgagcatcTGTGTTCTGCTATTTGTTTCCCATCATGATACTATGAAGTCATTGGACCCAGGGCCCAAGGTTTGAGGTCCTTTATAAAAACtctaaaacagggctggagagatggctcagaggttaagagcattgcctgcttttccaaaggtcctgagttcaattcccagcaaccacatggtggctcacaaccatctgtaatggggtctggtgccctcttttggcctgcaggcatacacacagacagaatattgtatacataataaataaataaataaatatttttaaaaaaaactctaaaacacTGAGCCATGGTAAGTCTTCCCTCTTTTACAATGATTTTCCCCCCTTGATTTTGTCTTAGCAATGGGAAGCCAGTGCTACATAAAGATACTCACGAAAATGAAAATCTACCAAAATATCAATAGTTTTATCGGAATTATAGAACACTTTCATCTACACCTTTGTCCTTTCCTGGGTGTTGAAATACTAGATAATAGAATATATTATCTctataatcaggaaaaaaaaacattgaaagaagatagaaaaattgCTATTTAATGAGGTAAATAAATTAGGTCTTTTAGACATTGCCCGTAATGTCCTAAAAGTTGTTACCTGTAGGAAGATTTAAATACTCAACTTTAAATCACTTGTGGGATTATAGGAtctcttagaagaaaacaaagatgcaTTTAAATTGGCTTCCAGAGGCACTGTGAGGTCCCCTGGAAATACTTAGTGCCCAGAGGTTAGTGAGTAGAGAGGTGGCAGATTGAAATATTGACTCAAACTTtgaataggattttttttctggagttaGGAGCTTTATTTTGGTATcccacccccctacacacacacctaccagCCATTTAGAATTATAGATTACTTATGTCAGGGTTCTACCAACCAACTGTAGAGAGAAGGGAGCCCTAGTTCAAGCTATGGGACGAGGAACAGTCACCATGATCTCATACTTGTTCCCATGCCTCAGTATGCAGCCACATGTTGTCGTACTTCAGGGTGTAAAGGGCATTTTAGCGATGCACTAGAGAAAGTGCACATTGTACAGAATGTCTGTGCTTTTATCTATGAGGTCTTCCTTAATTGAGGTTTGTGGTCCCAATCAATGATGTAATCTATTATATGTGGATAATCTGAGAACCCTACATTGATACTTAAGTTATGTAGGTTAGAACAGAGTTCTAAAAAGTTATTTTCACAACGTAAAGATGATATAGGGAAACATAATAtagaataatttgttttatttaaaaatgtttatgaaataGGAAATTATTTCTTGAAGGAAATAACCTTGTTACTTatgaatacaattttaaattgaCTTCTACTTACTTTAGAAGATGAAAGGATGGTAGCTTAGGAATTGAACATACTATATTATTATGCACTCCCTCTGCTAAGATCTTTTGGGTATTGTGTTAATCTTCATGATAACCCTACAATTTAGACACTGTTATTCTATGTGATGCTTGAGTTAAGTGTAATCTGTGCAAGGTTTATACAACtgagaaatcacagagacaactctGAATAAAGTCTCTTGTTCCAAAACAGCTCCTCTTGAGCAACACAGTACTCCATAAAAACGCCTTACGGACAGAACAGAAGGTGAGAGGACCAGTCACAGTAAGCTGCTATGGCTGCAGACCAGAAGTAATTGAATGGAACGCTTCTTCTAATCAATCCTACAACTAAGCCCTTGCTCAGAGGAAGATTCCATAAGGTAAGTAGATTAAGCTTCCACTGCATTCTGAGCAATGaaagaattcactctgtagccacaTGTAGAATAattctgaggaaggaaggaaggaaggaaggaaggaaggaaggaaggaaggaaggaaggaaggaaggaaggaaggaaggacatgtAATCATTTAGTTTTACCTTCCCCAAAGCTGTTTCGTATCAACTCCTTTTAGAGCTCCTAGGATTCATTTGTTTAgacaaacatcttttttttttgtcaagaagGAAAGAACTTCTAAACAGTTAGAAATCTGGAGGAAGAAGGGTACAAATGGCATCATTAATGCAGAATATGTTCTCCTAAAGAAACCTCCCAGGGCGAGTGAATGGCAAACTGTTCAGTGATTCCTTGGGCTACAGTCAGAACCGGAGTAAACAACACTCTTTACAAACAATGCACTGCTCTTTCTTGGTAAAAAAGGCAGGGGGCTGCTTCTTAATCCACATTTGGTTTCCCTTCCTTTGCTGATgcacaataaaaagaatcaatctCCCACTAAGTCTATAGAGGCAGAGCAACACAGCCAGAAGGACCAGGAAGTGAAACGTTACCTACaacagaaagaagagcaaaaagaGCAGAGGTAACAGAGCCCTGGGTGTTGCCACACACTCCCTTCTAACCCACAAATCTCCCCTCTTTGTATGCGTGTATGTGCgagcatacgtgtgtgtgtgtgtgtgtgtgtgtgtgtgtgtgtgtgtgtgtgtgtatgccactgCTAGGTAGTTACAGTGTAGCCTTACTGCACTGCTAAGCTTGAGCACATTCTAACCAATGAGTTACAGAATTATTTTTCCATGATTGAATCCGTATAAACCTGGCTGCTGATAGGGGTATCTGTATGAATTTTGCTAGCCAAAATCAGAGCATCAAAGGCATTGCATCCACCTACAGTACAAGAAGTAGCATAAAGCCTTTCTCCAGTCCTGCCCATTATGGCTTTAGAGAAAATTCACATCAAAGTTCTGGAGGTTCCTCTGAGGAAAACTGAAAATGTCCTTTCTGATatttataatagtaaaataaGGTTAGCtaaaatttatttggaaaatagtGTTTCATTATTAACACCTCGAGTCCTACATTAGAGATAAAAATCTCAACTTCTTTAGTCACGTATATGAAATCATCATCATTTATAGTATCAGAAAGTTTAATTATTTTCCATGTGCTATGAGCATTGTCCTCCGTTGTCCTTAACTCTGCTCGAAGACTACACCTTTCATGGGTGTTGTATGTGACACTAGGTCGTTTTGCTTGTCACACCATGGTCTTCATGTGAAAGATCTCTGATTCCTGAAGGAAAATTATAACAGCTACTAAAACATAATttgacttaaaataataatagcacatgcatggttatttatttttgtttattctattaTTAGATGCTTTGGTGGAAatgttaattaataataaatttgcaATGAATCTTAGGGATACCCAACATCTCATCATTTGCGATGTGGTGACTAATAATTTGACAAAGGTcatttttagcatctaatgatcATCTTCCTTTGTCTAGATTACCAAATGTTTGCATCAAGAAAGGATGCTGTAGGCCATCCAATACTCTTTTTATATTCAGTTAGATAGCAATCTATTGAAGGTTTTTAGCTATTTGTTTCATATCTTATAATAAATTTGGAATTCTgtgcattaataaaaataaatgacatcattTTAACATATGGTTTAATGTTCCCTgtattctttgtatgtgtgtctacaAATTAAATTGTCTCTGCTCTGACAGATTTAGGTAAAGGCTATTTTAGCTTAATAAGTTATACTGTTTTCATTTGAATATGTGGTAGGTAGCACGTAAATTACTTTTTTCATAAACGGTAATAAATACCTACCATATGCATTTTGAACCCTGTGTCCATTTTGAAAGTCAAATACTGACAATAGAACCCTATTGAGAATCCTACTGCACATGGCATAGTCTGTGTTGAGTAAGAGAGCACAATAGCAAGGGCATGATGAGGATGCTCTTAGAAAACAGCTGGGGCTGAAAGTTCTCTATCTTAGTAAAatagcatgtgcatgtgcacgaaGAAAAGTTAGTAGTTCAAAATCCAAAGACAAGAGAGAACGCAGTCAGTGCAAAGCACTGGGAAGAGCAGTCATGATTTCAATTTCTCATTTCAAGGGATGCAAGACGGGTTTGATTGGTGCCTGGGCTAAAGACCACCTTGAAATTGCATAACGTAGCATATACATTGTGtttctgccgggcagtggtggtgcacacctttaatcccagcacttgggaggaagaggcaggtaggtctctgtgagttcaacaaggtcagcctgttctaaaaagcgagttccgggacagccaggaaaAGTTTATTTCTACTTCTATTGGTGTTTTTTGGAGAAACTGATGCAAGCCACTGGAGGGGAAACAACATGAACTCCTTCCTTGGCTCCATCACAGCAGAACGAaatgacagaagagagagaggagaggacagtgAGGAACCAAAAACGGCTTTTGTGTGCTTTGGGTGAACTTTTAATTCGTTCTGTGTGATTACCGACTTTCATTTCTCTACCTTATCCTTTACCTAAAAACAGTATCTTGTCTTGCCTGGATTCATTTTTGAACAGAGAAAGATGCCACAACCCCTTCACCCTTTTCCCCTCAATAGCCCCGCTGCCATGGTACACGTGTTCTGTTCGCATGCTTTCAGCAGAGTGTAAGTAttcagtctttctttattctttcttttattttcactttctcttcttactTCACAAttatattctaaaaattaaaaattcttcctGGACTTGTTCCTTTGTGGGAGGCAGTCCTTGTGGTCAGTGTGTCTTGATAGCAAAGTTAAGTACAGGGAGGGAAAAAAGTGCTTCCTAATGTGTTAAAATATGGTTGCCATCGCTTCTGTGTTAACCTTTGCCAGAAGCACTGTCCAGGTGGTGTTCTCAGGAGGAAAGGAACTGACATGAAGCGGAACGCGTCAGATGCGGGGAGGGGGAAGCGAATCAaagaatcccacactagctccaaatAGGGTATATACTAAGgtgttctttattaaaagggaactgACGGACCACAACTAGGAAACAGGAAAGGCTCGAACATCCAGGTGTGGCAAGCAGGGAGCGAGCAAGAAGGCGGTCCCATGGGCTTCTTGGTACCCAAAACCACGCCCcgcctggtccagcctctcaaaggccttTGGCTGAAGGAGGCTCCCCATCACTGACatggaaaggaaatggagaaagaacatTTGTCCTGTCCTGTTCCACAAAAGATGAGAGCGCCCTCACATTTGACCAGCCTTGCAGTGAGCCCTTCACCCATGTCTTTAACCTCTTTTGATACAAGGGCGTCAAGGAAAACGTATAATATGGATACAGATACGatcagatgaagaagaaaaatctccATTCCTCTACAACCCAGAAAACAGGAGCTATGATAGTGAAGACAAGATTTAGGGTATAATCCCTTATATAACTAGTCTGTAATCGTGTTTAGACACCCTAGGAAATAAATACGGGGGAAATGGAACAAGGGTGGTTTTAAGGATGTAGAGCTACAGCTATaggacagaacagaacagaacagaacagaaagataAGTCACGTGGAGATGGAAGAAAAGGCAACAGCTAGGCCACTTAAGACTCGAAAGTGTGTATGGATTTGCAGCATAAAcaacagaggctggaggattcCAGGTGCGTGGTTGATAGAGGGAAGTGAGATGCGGAGGATTCTCACATCATTGTTCTTGATGATGCTCATCATTCCAGTAACTGCGAAACTTCCAGAAGGAGGCTATGATCCAGCCTTCAGAGTTTCCGTCTGTATCACACTTATGATTCAAAGTAAAACAAGTGAAGCTTGCTATTAAGTTTAACACAGCAAGAAGGAACTTCTTCCTAATAGTTGTCTCTTGCTGAGAATTCGTGTAGGAGGCTGAGAAAAATGGTCTGGTTTACTGGTTCAGACGGCTGACTCTATAGTTGGACTTAATGAGTTAAGACATTCAATTAGGTTGCAAAAGTATAATTAGGTAACAACGAAGTGCTCAAAAATTAGCCATTAGTTTCATCACATACAAAAGCCTGGTAGCCCAAAACAAAACTACTATGGACTATCTTGGGCTATCATTTAAAgcacaaaatataaaaactgaaataaaaaatatgtattactAAGTACTTATAAAGCTATATTGTCTTATCTtgcaaaaatgaaatttgaaaatttaaaactccTAGATAGGAGATAAATGGCAGAGAAAATAGAGAATTTAAGGCACTTAAAagttgtaaaagaaagaaatataattctTGGTGATTTCAATTTAAGGAGAGTGGATTCCATGCTGAGCAAAGCTATACAGGACAGGATCCAAGCATCCTCAGAGCTTGGACGTTCCTGTGGACCAAGCTTCATGGTCTCCAGATTCCTCACTGTTCCGATGCTCCAAGGAAAAATGTTCCTATTATACCTTAGTTCCTTTAACATcagtgtttttgagataggatctcactatgtggctctgaCTGGTCCGGAAATTgctatgtggtccaggctggcctcaaactcacagaaattcaccacCTCTGACTATCAagcgctgagattaaatgtgtgtgccaccgcATACAGGccctttaacattttaaattaaatcatctttttcctttttagtcaACTAGACTTGGAAaacataatttattaaatatgaacatatattttaaagtattgttttattatgtattttctatACTATGTCCATTTATAGTAAAAATATTGCAACTACCTATTATGCAATCAAGTAGGTTCCACCTAATTTAATTCACAAAGTGAATGACCAAAACAGTATTGTTTTAGTCATTTCTCTAGCTGACACTAGCCTACCTAGCCACAATGCTAAAAAGTTAAGTAATTTAAATGGGCAATAGTCTAAATTGGTGGCAAGGTACAAATCTAAATGATACCTTTAGACCCAGCTTTAATAGGATACAGCTTAGCTGGTTGTGGattagctttaatcccagcactcaggaggcagagacagggagatctctgggagttcaagcctgttctacagaacaagttcaaggacagtcggggatatacagagaaatggtgtctcaaaaaagaaggaggaggaggaggaggaggaggaggaggagcaggagaaggaggaagaaaaagaagaagaacaaaaagaagaaaaagaagaagaagaagaagaagaagaagaagaagaagaagaagaagcagaagaagataCAGCTTTATTCACTAATAAAATACTAATGTGACCACACTTGAAAGAAGTTGACCTGAGATTGCCTTCAATTAGGGACTTAATTGCTAGCACAGGTCCAGGCCTCTGCTGCCATTTGATGCAAAGCAATATTACCTGTCTGTGTCTTTCATTATTAGTGGAAAATATCATAACCCTGCCATTGTCGCTTCTAGGTAAACATCCTAAGTATAATAATACATGTGAAAGTTACATTATGGATCTCTATCAAAATCCTAAGTTTCCTTGAGTCACgtctatgtgtctatatgtgaaTTCTGCAGGTGAGGGACATATGTGGAGATGGGAAATTATTCTGCAGTGACAGAATTCTTCCTCGTGGGCCTATCTCAGTATCCAGAACTCCAGCTTTTCCTGTCTGAGCTCTGTCTCATCATGTACTTGATAATCCTTCTGGGAAACAGTCTCCTCATTGTCATTAGTATCCTGGACTCTCGActccacacccccatgtacttctttctTGGGAACCTCTCCTTTTTGGACATCTGTTACACATCCTCATCCATTCCTCAAATGCTTATCATGTTTATGTCAGAGAGAAAATCCATCACCTTCCTTGGCTGTGCTCTGCAAATGGTTATCTCCCTTGGCTTGGGCTCCACAGAGTGTGTCCTCCTGGCTGTGATGGCCTACGATAGGTATGTAGCCATCTGCAATCCACTGAGGTATCCTGTAATCATGAACAAGGTGTTATATGTGCACATGGCTGTGTGGTCCTGGGTCATAGGCTGTCTGAACTCTCTAGTGCAAACAGTCTCGACAATGGTGTTGCCTTTCTGTGGTCATAATATCATTGATCACCTTACCTGTGAGATCCTGGCTCTTCTTAAACTTGTATGCTCGGATATCACCATCAATGTACTTATCATGACAGTGGCCAGTATTGTTTTGCTAATAGTCCCTCTGCTGTTAATTTTTGTGtcctatatttttattctttcctccATCCTGAGAATTAATTCTGccgaaggaaggaagaaagccttTTCTACCTGCTCAGCCCACTTAACTGTGGTCATCTTATTCTATGGTTCGGCCCTCTTTATGTATATGAAACCCAAGTCAAAGCACACCAACGCATCTGATGAAATCATTGGGCTGTCTTATGGTGTGTTGACTCCAATGTTGAATCCCATCATCTACAGTTTGAGGAATAAGGAGGTAAAAGAAGCTGTGAAGAAAATTTTGAGTAAATATTTGTATCTACGGAAAATATAAAAGGCCTTGAGGCACCTGTTACTCAGCCTGGGAGCAAATGAGATGCTGTGTTTCCAAAGTCTGCTTGAAAGACCAAGGATGAAATGCCAATTTGTTCCAACATGTGTCATGTAAACCTTCTGAATATCATAGTGCTTGCAGACTCTCTAGTTGTATGCAGTTCTTCTAATAAATTCCTTGTGGTTCTTCATCAAATCAACCTTTCTTGTGTCTTCGATCTCCATTTTACCctctatttctttattccttattttcGTCTTCCCCTTCACTCTGCCACTATTCTTGTGCTTCCCTTTATTCATCCATCATCTACTTCTTTTTATtaagtttcctttttattcattctagATTCAATACCTATTTTTCTATGGTCTAGTATCCCCtctaatgataaagaaaatatccTTTCATTTTACAACTTCCTAGTCTTTCCTTTGAgtccatgtggtgctgagaaaaGCTAACCCTACTTCCTGGAAATAGTGGTAAGCACTGAGCATAGGCCTAGCCAATTAAAAGACCCCTTTTGCTCCAGGGATTAATTCCACACAGCAAGTCAGTCAAGTCAGGCTAATTACACTAGTCCCAACTTCTGCTCCAGTTTGAGAAAAGTAGCATTCTTCCTGCTAAGGTTGATGAAGAACCAGAATCTGAGGACAGTTCTCTGCTAGAACCCAGAAAAAGCTTACATGAAAGGCAAGGTGGGCGACCGAGGACGAGAGACGGCGTCTGAGGGGTGCTTGTGTTAGAAAAGTGTGTGAAACCGTACACTTGGGACTTGTGCTCATTCAATACAAagccaaataaagaaagaacacaacCCATCGTCTGCCTCTTTTTATGGGTATTGGAATTGCATCACAACCCTTATAAAACCAGCATCAACACGGTTCCTTCTTACCAAAGAAAGAACCATGATTAGAATCAAGCAAAGCACTTTTAGCATCCGTACTTGAGCGTCTTTAAAACTGCTGAACCACAGCAGAACTAAAATCCCCATTGCTTTCAGTTCACAGCTGCTTCAGAACATCTTTCCCAAGATTGCTTGTCGCCCAGTCACCCTATGGTTTTCAAcctctcctctgctccttccttAATCATAATCATCTTTTTCCTGCAAAGCAAGCCATCCTGCTAAAGCAAGGAATTTAGAGAAAGATGGATTTTAAAGAAGTTGAAAAGTCTGGATCCGTTATGAAAGACGGGCAGTGAAAACTCTCaagttaagcatttttttttttttaccctaccACAGTTCAGTAGATGAGCTTGCTGTATGTTCacaaggactggagttcagatgccAGCACCCATTCGAAAAGCTAGACATGACCTCACAAGAACCTGTAACCCACAtgctgtggagacaggaggattgctagggTTTGCTAGCTTCCGGCCTGGTTCTAGGTTCCATGAGATGTCCTGTCTCAAGTGAATAAGataaagagagacagaacaggCCACCTCATGtcctcctgtggcctccacatgtaccctggaaaatgcatgcacacacacacacacacacacacacacacacacacacacacaccatgtgtctACAGCTCATTCATATACACAAGGAATTTTTGTCTTCCAATATTATTCATCAAAGCAAATCTTAACTTCAAGGTCATTTTGCACTACCTGTcacaaaacttaaataaaaacaaactaatcaTTAATATCCAGCACGGAGGAAATCACCACACATGTCTAGGAAACTGTTGTGAACTGTGATCGTACCTTTCCCTGGGCTGCACtggaaggagaaagtgaactaAGAATTCACATTCATCTGTGTGACTGAGGGCAATGGTTAATTAGATCCCATTAGCTCCTGTTATCATTACTTCCCATGATGGGTTATACCCTAGAATGGTGAGCCATAATGTGCCCTTTCTACCCTTTAAAAAAAGTgtgttgttgtggaatattggtAGAAGATGTGTTAATTCATTTATGCTgtgtaatatttgtttaatacAAAGATcagttgcattcttttatgttgtatttgtttaactctgtgaggctgtgttactttgcctgtttaaaacacatgATTGGGCTACTAAAGAGATGAACaaccaatagctaagcaggagaaaggataggcaggactgccaggcagagagaataaaaggaagaagaaagggatagtgagggagaaaaggaggagaggaggataccAGGGGTCAGCCACACAGCTAGCAACAGagttaaaagtaaagaaagacatatagaataaaggacaaagcccagaggcaaatggTAGATGAagtaataatttaagaaaagctggctagaaataaaccaagctaacactgagcattcataagtaagaataagtctctgtgtacttatttgggagctgggtggagagCACCCAAAGAGCagagttacaaaagaaaaacaaaacaaacaaaaaacacactgTGTGCTGAATAAGTGAGTGAACCAATGTATTCACAAAGTCAATATGTTGGTTCTCttgtagtaaagaaaaataagtttttttcttttttttcattgccTGAGCAACCCTTACAGCTGTCATTATAAAACTCCCTCACTCTAGCCTTTACTACAAGTTCACCGTGTCTCTCAAAGTGCCCCCTCTGAACTCAGGTGCTGTCATCCCTCTATCTTAGTTCCCTTTACTTAAACTCCTGCAGCAGTGCAGTTAAGCTGAAGTTCTGTGTACAGATCTGTGTTCTCTT includes:
- the LOC119826600 gene encoding olfactory receptor 13D1, translated to MGNYSAVTEFFLVGLSQYPELQLFLSELCLIMYLIILLGNSLLIVISILDSRLHTPMYFFLGNLSFLDICYTSSSIPQMLIMFMSERKSITFLGCALQMVISLGLGSTECVLLAVMAYDRYVAICNPLRYPVIMNKVLYVHMAVWSWVIGCLNSLVQTVSTMVLPFCGHNIIDHLTCEILALLKLVCSDITINVLIMTVASIVLLIVPLLLIFVSYIFILSSILRINSAEGRKKAFSTCSAHLTVVILFYGSALFMYMKPKSKHTNASDEIIGLSYGVLTPMLNPIIYSLRNKEVKEAVKKILSKYLYLRKI